A single genomic interval of Lathyrus oleraceus cultivar Zhongwan6 chromosome 7, CAAS_Psat_ZW6_1.0, whole genome shotgun sequence harbors:
- the LOC127108499 gene encoding patellin-3, with protein sequence MAENNNSNPTPPPPSSPPLTPSHQLTDSSTLTPHPEPQPELPVTDQKELSDAPPQPTESETDSKGNPSQDVVAVEPSPEPEQHHQQQKKIPINLVSFKEESNKLSDLSDSERTSLDQLKQLLTESIKPEQQQVSIYGVPLLQDERTDVILLKFLRARDFKVKDSHTMITNTLQWRKDFNIDALLDEDLGDDLDKVVFMHGFSREAHPVCYNVYGEFQNKELYDKTFGNEERRNTFLRWRIQFLEKSIRKLDFYPGGVNTVFQVNDLKNSPGPAKRELRLATKQALQLLQDNYPEFVAKQVFINVPWWYLAFYTMINPFLTQRTKSKFVFAGPSKSPDTLFKYISPEQVPVQYGGLSVDFCDCNPDFSINDPTTEIPVKPTTKQTVEIAIYEKCIIVWELRVVGWEVSYSAEFKPDAEDRYAVIIQKATKMAPSDEPVVSNSFKVSELGKLFLTVDNPTLKKKRLLYRFKIKPYSD encoded by the exons ATGGCCGAAAATAACAACTCAAACCCTACTCCTCCTCCACCCTCCTCACCACCTCTCACACCGTCGCATCAACTAACCGATTCATCCACCCTAACTCCCCATCCAGAACCACAACCGGAACTCCCCGTTACCGACCAAAAAGAACTCTCCGATGCACCACCGCAACCAACCGAATCAGAAACCGATTCAAAAGGTAACCCGTCACAAGATGTAGTAGCAGTTGAACCCTCACCAGAACCAGAACAACACCACCAACAACAGAAGAAAATTCCAATAAACTTAGTTTCATTCAAAGAAGAAAGCAACAAACTAAGCGATCTCTCCGATTCGGAACGAACCTCCCTCGACCAACTCAAACAACTCCTAACCGAATCAATCAAACCAGAACAACAACAAGTTTCAATCTACGGCGTTCCGTTACTCCAAGACGAACGAACCGATGTAATCCTCCTCAAATTCCTCCGAGCACGCGACTTCAAAGTGAAAGACTCACACACAATGATCACCAACACGCTTCAATGGAGGAAAGATTTCAACATAGACGCACTTCTGGACGAAGATCTAGGGGATGACTTAGACAAAGTTGTATTCATGCATGGCTTTTCAAGAGAGGCACATCCTGTTTGTTATAATGTCTATGGCGAGTTTCAGAATAAGGAACTTTATGATAAGACTTTTGGGAATGAGGAAAGGAGGAACACGTTTTTGCGTTGGAGGATTCAGTTTTTGGAGAAGAGTATTAGGAAACTTGATTTTTATCCTGGTGGTGTTAACACTGTTTTTCAAGTTAATGATCTTAAAAATTCTCCGGGTCCGGCTAAAAGAGAACTTAGACTTGCTACTAAACAGGCTTTGCAGTTGCTTCAGGATAATTATCCCGAGTTTGTTGCTAAACAG GTTTTTATCAATGTGCCATGGTGGTATCTTGCATTCTATACCATGATCAATCCGTTCTTGACTCAGAGGACCAAGAGTAAATTTGTGTTTGCAGGCCCATCGAAGTCTCCCGACACGCTTTTCAA gtATATTTCTCCTGAGCAAGTGCCAGTTCAATATGGTGGCCTGAGTGTTGATTTTTGTGATTGCAACCCGGATTTCAGCATCAATGATCCCACCACGGAAATTCCTGTAAAGCCGACAACTAAGCAAACTGTGGAAATTGCTATATATGAG AAATGCATTATTGTCTGGGAGTTACGCGTGGTGGGCTGGGAAGTTAGTTATAGTGCTGAATTCAAACCCGATGCTGAGGATAGATATGCAGTTATTATACAGAAGGCTACTAAGATGGCCCCTAGCGACGAACCAGTAGTTTCCAACAGCTTTAAAGTCAGTGAACTAGGGAAATTGTTCCTCACTGTCGACAATCCTACCTTGAAAAAGAAGAGGCTTCTTTACAGGTTCAAGATCAAACCCTACTCTGATTGA